The genome window CTCCTTTTAGGTGAGGGTATTGGTATAACTCTTCTGCTATTTCATGTGCAAAGTTTACTTGGTATTGATATCTGGCTTGTATATCACCGATCATTGCAATGGTAAACGGAGACGACTCATCCACCTTAGCTAAAGGAAAATTAAGGTACTCAGGTACTTCCTTATTTTGTTGAATAGTTGGCCCATACGATGATGCTGTAGGGTTGGGGTAATAATGTAAAAAGTCTGACATGGTATTGTAGTCGTTCGTTCTTAGAGAATACCCGCTTGGCTTACTAATAAATATTGTTTGTTGAGGTTGTAGAGGTAGTTGGTAGAAACCTTTCTCATCGGTAACGACTACATCTCTACCGTTGGATACAGCAACACCCTTAACAGTTGGTTCATGATCATCGAAAAGGCCATTATTATTAAGGTCTTCATAGACATACCCCTTGACATATTTTGGTCTTTTCTCAGTGACGCCAAAACTGGGGATATATAAAATCATTAAGAGTAGATAAATTGTAGTTTTCATTTAGTTTAGCTTGAAATTAAAAAGTAATACGATAAAATAGTTGTACTAAAGTACTCGGACAATTCTGTTTTTGGACCCGTAAAGATAATAGTAATCAAACGTATTTTAATGACGATGATTAAACTTTTCCAACCGTTAACTTTTAAGTAATTTTTAATAAATCGCTGACAATGTGATTACAAATAAGAGATGGTGTTGTCATAATTATAAATCAGATGATTTTTTTATCAAACTATAGAAAATATAAAGGGTCAATAAACAACATAAAAAGCATTCACAGTTATCAATTAAAGGGGATATATACACAGAATCACGACATAAAACCCAGCTATATAAATGTGCACTAACTTCTAACATTGGGGTGTTGCTTACGAGCGACACCCTTTTTTGTGTCTTATTGCTAGCATTTGCTGAATAATATTTAATGTAGGAGTGAATCCCTTTAAGTTACCTTTCATTAACTAGTAGAACCTATTGTTTTTAATATTTTTGCAGTCCAAAATTCTAGCCCTATTACTCTATTAAAATAATTTTTAAACATCATTATAAATTAAATTAATATGAGAAATGGCAACCCCGCCGTTGTTGGTTTAGCTGGTTTTGGCTTAACTACTTTACTGTTACAATTCCACAATTTAGGGCTTATCGGTATTGGTCCTGTATTATCAATGGGTGTGATCTTTGGTGGATTGGCTCAGTTTATTGCTGGTTTCCAAGAACAAAAAATGGGGAACAGTTTCGGTTTTTCAGCATTCGTTTCTTACGGAGCATTTTGGATGGGCCTTTGTATCATCTGGTTGTGCAACCACTTTGGTATATATGAGTCGAGCCATACAGATGTAGGCTTCTTTCTTTTAGCTTGGATGTTATATACAGCTATTATGTTTGTGGGTAGTTTACGTATTCATACAGCAATGGCATTTACATTTGGAACATTACTGTTAGGTTTCCTTTTCTTAGTACTTGAGCATTTTGTTTCACCTGCTTTCAAAGTGATTGCCGCTTTAGATCTTATTGTTTGTGCCTTATCTGCTTGGTACATGATGGCTGCTGCAATTATCAATGAATTGGCCGACAAAGAAGTACTTCCATTAGGAAAGAAAATCATCAAATAATAGATATAAAAGAGAGCAAGTATTCAGTATTTGTTCTCTTTTTTTTTATGAATTTACCCAAAAGACTGTCAATGAGACTATTACAAAAAGTGATCTTTTAAAAAATTATAGGTTTCAAAAGGTTACAATGCTATGCGTAGTGATTGTGAGCCTTGTTGAGTATATCTAAACTCCCTAATTTTGTAATAATTAAAACGCATACTTTCATCTACTTTATTCTTAAAACTACCTCACTCGTCCAAGTCCAAATGATTGGATGCAATAGCTACTTTTTAACTAAATAGCATGAAAAAACTTCTATTCTCTTTGGTGTTTATTCATCACATCTTTTCAGTTTTTGCTCAAGAATCTTTAGAAGGAGTCTATACCGTTAGTGAATCAGGAGACTTTCAAACTATAGATGATGCAGCAGAAACACTCAATCAAACTCCTTTTGGTGGTGATGTTACTTTATTAATTGATGAAGGAACACACTATGGTAATCTAATTTTAGATAGCCTAGAGTTGAATGGGTTTACATTGTCCATTACTTCTAATGGAGAAAAAGAGAATACAATTATTTATCCTTTGGAATCGGAGGATAATTACAAAACAGGTTTTTATTTTAAAAATATTTCTGGACTGAATATCTCAGACCTCATCTTTAGAAATGATTCCATTGGTGATGCACCTTTAGATAGACTAGTAATTACTAATAGTGTCATAAAAATAGACTCTTGTGATAACGTTCAGATCAACAATATTACCATAGAGTCGGATACAGTTGATGATTTACAACTTGAAATGTTTGTTTCTGCAAATATTGCCATGGAAGGGGTCAATGAGGTGGAGATCGATTCTTGCTTTTTTGAATCAGCATTCTTTAACCTTGCTTTTTCAGACTATGACAGTTCAACCAATATAAAAGTACAGCACTCTACTTTCCAATATTCTATTTTTGATTTAATCGGTAGAGGACAGTATGGAGGAGACTTCGAAATAAATAATAATCAGTTTTTATCGGAAAGAATTGTCTCATCGACCAACCATATTTATCTACATGGAAGTAGTAGAGAATACCCTTCAAGAACTGGTTTTATTGGAGATGTGAAAATCACTAATAACGCATTCAATGGGATAAACTCTTCGGGAAATACAAAGTGCATTTATCTGCAATATTTCTCTAATGCTTTAATAGAAGACAACGATATTCTAGGTGGATATTATGCCATGTTCCTAACTTACGGTGATACAGTGTTGGTCAATAGAAATAAGATTTCCACTACCTTATATTCAGGAATTGAATGTGCAGCCAATAATGTCTATCACATAACAAACAACACTTTTATTTCTCATAATGCCAGCTATATCATCGATGATCAGGTAACAAGAGATGAGCTGGTCATTGCGAATAATACTTTTTACAGGCAAGAGGTTCCCAATCATTCTACTTCTGGTTTTCTTCGTCTAAGAGACTTTGAAGGGGACTCATTGGCGATCGTCAATAATTTATTTGTATTAAGTGATACTATTAGTAGAGGCATACGTTTAGAATACTTCGATTTTGATATCAACTCTTCTAAATGCCTGATTGACCATAATGCTTTTATTAAGAGTAACGATCAAGCAGAGTTACTAAGCCTTTACTCTTTCAGAAGAGTAACAGTGAATGGGGAATCAGATATCGATTCTTCATTTGTAACATTGGAAGATTGGCAAAACTTTCAATCCAATTGTGATCAGAATACGATGGTTACTGCTGATCATAATCTTAAATATATTCCGGCTTCTTCTACAGATGGAGAATCCTTTATCAAAACGGCAGATTTTCATCTCACCAATGGAACAACTTTCCGTAAGGGTTTATTCTATGAAGGAATCGGTACGGATATCGATGGAAATCCCCGTAGCGAATACGCGGGGGTAGACTTAGGTGCTGACCAATATTATTTAGAGCATGCGGTAGTTGCGGAAACATGTGATGAAGATCTAACCTTGTCATTTTCCCATTTGGATGAAGTAGTAGTTTCCTACACTTGGTATTTTGGTGATAGTACTACTTCCTCTGAGGTAAACCCTACGCATACTTATTCAGATTTAGGACAGTATACAGTGTCTTTGGTCGTTTGTGATAGCAGTGGCTATTGTGATAGTACTTCTTTTGTTATCAATATTGAAGACGAGGATTGTAAAGTAGAATTAGAAACCCCTCTTGCAGCTTCTCTGACAGACAAAGTATCAATTTTAGTATATCCAAATCCAACGAATGGGCCTATCCACTTTACAAGTCAATTATTAAGTGGAGATGTGGGTGCACAGTTGATCAATCTTTCTGGAGAACTGTTATTTGAAGGAATAGGAACCTTACAAGATATCAGTGTGGATTTAAGCGAGGTACTGAAATTAGTCTCGCCAGGGGTTTATATCCTAAAGGTCGATGATGAAGAGAATCATTTTACTAAGAAGATAATTGTTGGAGACAACAACAAATAATATAAATACAAAAATCTTTCTCAAAGTTTATAATCAATAGCAAATAAGACTTAGGCCCAGGGGATATCCTGGGCTTATTTATTTCCTATAAATGCCAACTTTATCCCCAAAGTTTTTCATCTTAGTAATGAATTAAAGAAATAGCATTAGAGTAAGTATTCTATGGAGTTGAATATTAAGGACGGTAGTGCCTTTGAGATTTTAAGTCAAGTACATGAGAAATTAGGAGGCGAATTGACGGAAAAAAAGTATGAGGTTCATAATGAATTGGTAGACATCGTCGCACATCAATTTATCTTGATTAGAGGAAGTAACATTATGGTCAATTCAGTCAATACCAAAGAAGATCTGAATTATAATGTTATTGGAGATACTTCCGGTAGCCGCTTTATCAACTTCCGTTTTGAATATAATGCAGACCTTATCCGTAACACTTCAGACTTAAATGAAGAAGTAGACTTTCCTGTAAGTGGTATCGCCATTTATGATACTTCCTATTCTTTTAAGACCTTCAATAAAAAAGACCGATTGAACCAATGGGTATCGCTTCGCATAGAGCGTACACAAATTAATGGCTTGTTTTATGAATTTGAACGCTATTTGGATGTGATTTTCCCAGAAGGGCAACAGTTGGTCCGATATGATATTGTGCCTCTAGAAATGCATCTACTTCTAAAGGATATTTTTGATCTTAATTTGGATGAAAGAACACCTGTTGTCAATAGCATTATTCTTTCTAGATTAATTGAATGCTTAGGCATCTTTTATCAACGCTCCATCGATAAACATTATAAGGCGACACATAATCTACACCCTGATGATTTAAAACAACTGATGGAAATGAAAGATACATTGATTAATCCTTACAAACCTTTACCTTCCTTAGCCAATTTGGCTGAAGGGTATGGATATTCTTTATCAAAACTGAAGAGAGATTTCTCTAGTGTCTTTGGATCAAGTATCAAAAAGTTCCATACCGACTTACGCTTAGAGACGGCAAAACAGTTATTACAGAACGAAAATAGGAGTATCACAGAGGTATCGAGAATGGTAGGGTACAACAGTATCTCTAAGTTTTCGGCAGCATTTAAAAAGAGTTATCAGATTTCACCTAAGGAAGCATCAACTAAATATCAGAAAAAATAACATTTGGCTTTTTGGTATACAGTTAGAACTTTAATCACAAATTGCAACTGCTTTACCCGCGTTTTTAATTACATAAAGAATTTAAATCAACCGATGCTTCTCAACAGAAAAATCGGTCTAGAATCAATTGTAATGAGAAACAACTTAACCACCTATTTTAGTAAAAAGCTGAGTGTAATAATGGTCAGTCTAATAGTGATCACTTCCACTTTTGCTCAAGAAAATCACAAAGAAACAGTGGCCTACAAACAAGCTTATAATTTAGCTGTACAGGCTACTATTTATGGTTGGGCACCTGTAATGATGGATGTCGCTTTGGAGCTACAAACAGACGTTGATGCTCCCATGAATAACGGTCAGGCTCCTATCAATCAATTGGGGCCCATCACAAGACTTTGGGATTATAGAGACCGTTCTTATACTACACCCAACAACGATACTTATTATATCCAAGGTTGGGCAGACTTGGAAGATCAGCCGATGGTGTTATATATTCCCCCAGTAAAGAACAGGTATTTTATCGAACAAATATTAGATATGTATACCGAATCTGTAGTAGACCTTTGTAATGCTACTATCGGTGAGGAGGGCGGTTACTTTATCCTTGCCAAGAGAGGAAAGGCTTTTGACAATCCGAATTATCTACCTGTATTTTATTCTAACACAAGATATATTTGGTTGGCAGGGCGACTTGGAGTAAGTGCTTCAGCAGAAGACCATAAAATTGCCCAACAATTACAAAAAGAATTTAGATTAATGCCTTTAAGTGAATACCCTAATGGTGGTGTTCAGCCAGTGCCTTTGGTTAGAAAGGGAGCACCTAAAGTGAAATTCCCTAAAGGTTTGGCATGGTTCAAACGATTTGAAAAAGTACTTTTAGAAAACTATCTGGAAGAAGACAAAAGCATCACAGATCAGTTTAAATATATAGGCATTGGTAATGGCCAAATCGATGAGCTTTCGGAGGTGCAGAAGGAGGCACTAGTACAGGGTTTTGCAGATGGTTTTGAGATGATATTACATACTGCTCAACATACAAATACACCGGTAAATGGTTGGAATTATGAATATACAGCAGGGAAATATGGGGCAGACTATTTACAAAGAGCAGCCATTAATATGAACTCTATTGGTCTGAACTCGCCAGAAAGAGCCATGTATCCTAAACGATATTTTGATCAGAATGGAGAAGTGCTTCATGGGAAGAATGTCTATGAAATCACTTTGCCAAAAGACATG of Flammeovirga agarivorans contains these proteins:
- a CDS encoding acetate uptake transporter — encoded protein: MRNGNPAVVGLAGFGLTTLLLQFHNLGLIGIGPVLSMGVIFGGLAQFIAGFQEQKMGNSFGFSAFVSYGAFWMGLCIIWLCNHFGIYESSHTDVGFFLLAWMLYTAIMFVGSLRIHTAMAFTFGTLLLGFLFLVLEHFVSPAFKVIAALDLIVCALSAWYMMAAAIINELADKEVLPLGKKIIK
- a CDS encoding PKD domain-containing protein, with amino-acid sequence MKKLLFSLVFIHHIFSVFAQESLEGVYTVSESGDFQTIDDAAETLNQTPFGGDVTLLIDEGTHYGNLILDSLELNGFTLSITSNGEKENTIIYPLESEDNYKTGFYFKNISGLNISDLIFRNDSIGDAPLDRLVITNSVIKIDSCDNVQINNITIESDTVDDLQLEMFVSANIAMEGVNEVEIDSCFFESAFFNLAFSDYDSSTNIKVQHSTFQYSIFDLIGRGQYGGDFEINNNQFLSERIVSSTNHIYLHGSSREYPSRTGFIGDVKITNNAFNGINSSGNTKCIYLQYFSNALIEDNDILGGYYAMFLTYGDTVLVNRNKISTTLYSGIECAANNVYHITNNTFISHNASYIIDDQVTRDELVIANNTFYRQEVPNHSTSGFLRLRDFEGDSLAIVNNLFVLSDTISRGIRLEYFDFDINSSKCLIDHNAFIKSNDQAELLSLYSFRRVTVNGESDIDSSFVTLEDWQNFQSNCDQNTMVTADHNLKYIPASSTDGESFIKTADFHLTNGTTFRKGLFYEGIGTDIDGNPRSEYAGVDLGADQYYLEHAVVAETCDEDLTLSFSHLDEVVVSYTWYFGDSTTSSEVNPTHTYSDLGQYTVSLVVCDSSGYCDSTSFVINIEDEDCKVELETPLAASLTDKVSILVYPNPTNGPIHFTSQLLSGDVGAQLINLSGELLFEGIGTLQDISVDLSEVLKLVSPGVYILKVDDEENHFTKKIIVGDNNK
- a CDS encoding helix-turn-helix domain-containing protein yields the protein MELNIKDGSAFEILSQVHEKLGGELTEKKYEVHNELVDIVAHQFILIRGSNIMVNSVNTKEDLNYNVIGDTSGSRFINFRFEYNADLIRNTSDLNEEVDFPVSGIAIYDTSYSFKTFNKKDRLNQWVSLRIERTQINGLFYEFERYLDVIFPEGQQLVRYDIVPLEMHLLLKDIFDLNLDERTPVVNSIILSRLIECLGIFYQRSIDKHYKATHNLHPDDLKQLMEMKDTLINPYKPLPSLANLAEGYGYSLSKLKRDFSSVFGSSIKKFHTDLRLETAKQLLQNENRSITEVSRMVGYNSISKFSAAFKKSYQISPKEASTKYQKK
- a CDS encoding DUF1254 domain-containing protein, coding for MRNNLTTYFSKKLSVIMVSLIVITSTFAQENHKETVAYKQAYNLAVQATIYGWAPVMMDVALELQTDVDAPMNNGQAPINQLGPITRLWDYRDRSYTTPNNDTYYIQGWADLEDQPMVLYIPPVKNRYFIEQILDMYTESVVDLCNATIGEEGGYFILAKRGKAFDNPNYLPVFYSNTRYIWLAGRLGVSASAEDHKIAQQLQKEFRLMPLSEYPNGGVQPVPLVRKGAPKVKFPKGLAWFKRFEKVLLENYLEEDKSITDQFKYIGIGNGQIDELSEVQKEALVQGFADGFEMILHTAQHTNTPVNGWNYEYTAGKYGADYLQRAAINMNSIGLNSPERAMYPKRYFDQNGEVLHGKNVYEITLPKDMQVNQAMGGFWSITMYDAEDRFMVDNAINRYKIGSMTEELEYNTDGSLTIYISYEQPKDPKQLKNWLPAPNTDFMLQARFYEPTEKVVNGEFHLPQLYLTK